One window of the Dethiosulfovibrio russensis genome contains the following:
- a CDS encoding glycosyltransferase family protein produces the protein MDETKRPKVATLLLSYDYGLPERGPSLERGRFFPAICDFADVAPFWLEENGYPDDLEGLQGRIVEFVEKERPDVVFTITMRDEISCKTLDRLKELSFVVNWFCDDQWRFDDYSSKRAPHLSGAMTVDLYSLPKYREMGVPAVWVPWGIRDFAEEPSLRDVKYEFDVSFIGGADRNRRWWIKRIEALTGLSVACFGSGWKGGRVSDQDVMDIMLRSRINLNLSNSRNNDIRFVLSSPVNALRYLRSGKNQEQVKARNIEIPAFGGFELSCYAPGIERYFSIGDEIDLFTSPEEAAVKISYYLLDEKRRESMKLKAYRRAKRDYHLGAVILEGLKNLGVSF, from the coding sequence ATGGACGAGACCAAGAGGCCTAAAGTAGCGACGTTGCTCCTGTCCTACGACTACGGTCTGCCCGAAAGGGGTCCGTCTCTGGAGAGGGGGCGCTTCTTCCCCGCTATCTGTGACTTTGCCGACGTAGCTCCCTTTTGGCTGGAGGAAAACGGCTACCCGGACGACCTGGAGGGCCTCCAAGGCAGAATAGTGGAATTCGTCGAAAAAGAGCGTCCTGACGTGGTCTTCACCATAACCATGAGGGACGAAATATCCTGCAAAACCCTGGACAGACTTAAAGAGCTGTCCTTCGTGGTCAACTGGTTCTGCGACGACCAGTGGAGGTTCGACGACTACTCCTCGAAAAGGGCTCCTCACCTGTCCGGGGCCATGACCGTGGACCTCTACTCCCTGCCTAAATACAGGGAAATGGGCGTTCCTGCGGTCTGGGTCCCCTGGGGTATAAGGGACTTCGCGGAAGAACCGTCCTTGCGGGACGTAAAGTACGAGTTCGACGTCTCCTTCATAGGAGGAGCGGACAGAAACCGCAGGTGGTGGATAAAGAGGATAGAGGCCCTCACCGGACTTTCTGTGGCCTGCTTCGGATCGGGCTGGAAAGGTGGTAGGGTATCGGACCAGGACGTTATGGACATCATGCTTAGATCCAGGATAAACCTCAACCTCTCAAACAGCAGGAACAACGACATCCGCTTCGTCCTCTCCTCTCCTGTGAACGCCCTAAGATACCTCCGGTCCGGCAAAAACCAAGAGCAGGTAAAGGCCAGAAACATAGAGATTCCGGCCTTCGGAGGATTCGAGCTGTCCTGCTATGCCCCAGGGATCGAGAGATACTTCTCCATAGGGGACGAGATAGACCTGTTCACCTCGCCGGAGGAAGCTGCGGTGAAAATATCCTACTACCTTCTCGATGAAAAGCGGAGGGAGTCCATGAAGCTAAAGGCTTACCGCAGGGCAAAAAGGGACTACCATCTTGGGGCGGTCATCCTGGAAGGCCTTAAAAACCTGGGGGTGTCGTTTTGA